A single region of the Malaclemys terrapin pileata isolate rMalTer1 chromosome 4, rMalTer1.hap1, whole genome shotgun sequence genome encodes:
- the ZNF770 gene encoding zinc finger protein 770, whose translation MFKIQQRITSNRTPRKRPYRCDICYKQFETPSKLARHYLIHTGQKPFECHVCHKTFRQLVHLERHQLTHKLPFKCNICHRNFKNLITFLKHQQLHNENYQNDIKQAKKSVDAKQDRLLYGIFHCSVCQKSFTTEERWMLHQCTKSDHLHSARRRKKTHVCETCNKMFPSRSKLERHLLIHTGQKPFKCSLCGKSFRQSTHLKIHQLTHTEERPFQCCFCQKGFKMQSKLLKHKQLHVRNKSLPKVLYRAKTSKYPRPQNSLEGKRDNSENVDTYESPENDPLDVHSIYIVPFQCPLCEQCFETERVLNLHKCFYLRDGKNSNSGKSVYSHKANIKSKVLMKLKHAGEKASDSSLSDRKKNKTSHFKSYDLFASNEQHSDRNASPKTFKNYHSKLVRHKIISNKKKRTFVMPFSWQEHLPKHKLEINLNGIITGESMLNMDDSVHNKDNSLYGSLDADFFDNPEAALHCAFSAPTKNIHNRHTVCKCDRCEKIFPSSSKLQRHYLIHTGQKPFGCNVCGKTFRQSAHLKRHQLTHTEKRPYKSPVCQVEFENLNKLFSHQGDHIEFKSSQPVGYSKRPSQASGFPEFELIQSNQAAEIKVEVESGDFVLGTSSRNTLPYLCSKSLETEQSHYSHWYDFCGGMEKSEAIKKFYQCSVCFKTFKSPSKLERHYLMHAGQKPFECSVCGKTFRQAPHLKRHHLTHFKKKS comes from the coding sequence atgttcaaaattcaGCAACGCATAACATCTAACAGGACACCCAGGAAAAGGCCATATAGATGTGACATCTGCTATAAACAATTTGAAACGCCATCAAAATTAGCTAGGCATTATCTTATACACACTGGTCAAAAGCCATTTGAATGTCATGTATGTCATAAAACTTTTAGACAGCTAGTCCATTTGGAGAGACATCAGCTAACCCATAAACTTCCTTTTAAATGTAACATTTGCCATAGGAACTTCAAAAATTTAATTACTTTCTTAAAGCATCAACAGCTTCATAATGAAAACTACCAGAATGATATTAAGCAAGCTAAAAAATCAGTGGATGCCAAGCAAGATAGGCTGTTGTATGGAATATTTCAttgttctgtttgccagaaatcTTTTACAACAGAAGAGCGGTGGATGCTGCATCAGTGCACAAAGTCAGATCATCTGCACAGTgccaggaggagaaagaaaactcaTGTGTGTGAAACATGTAACAAGATGTTTCCATCACGATCTAAGCTGGAAAGACACTTGCTGATTCACACTGGCCAGAAACCTTTTAAATGTTCCTTGTGTGGTAAATCTTTCAGGCAGtcaacacatttgaaaatccaTCAGCTCACACACACAGAAGAGAGGCCTTTCCAGTGTTGTTTTTGTCAGAAGGGATTTAAGATGCAGAGCAAACTCCTGAAGCACAAGCAACTCCATGTCAGGAACAAGTCTCTTCCCAAAGTCCTTTACAGAGCAAAGACTTCTAAATACCCTAGACCTCAGAACTCGCTGGAAGGAAAAAGGGATAATTCTGAGAATGTTGATACTTATGAGTCCCCGGAAAATGATCCACTTGATGTTCACTCTATTTATATTGTACCTTTTCAGTGCCCACTGTGCGAGCAGTGTTTTGAAACAGAGCGGGTTCTAAATTTGCACAAATGTTTTTACCTGAGAGATGGCAAAAATTCAAACAGTGGCAAATCAGTCTACAGCCACAAAGCCAACATTAAAAGTAAAGTCCTGATGAAACTCAAACATGCTGGAGAAAAGGCATCAGATTCGTCTCTgtctgacagaaaaaaaaataaaacaagtcacTTTAAAAGTTATGACCTGTTTGCATCTAATGAGCAGCATTCTGATCGGAATGCTTCCCCTAAAACTTTTAAGAATTATCATAGCAAGCTTGTCAGGCATAAGATAATTAGCAATAAAAAGAAAAGGACATTTGTCATGCCATTTTCCTGGCAAGAGCACCTACCAAAGCACAAATTAGAAATTAATTTAAATGGTATAATTACCGGTGAAAGCATGTTAAACATGGATGATTCGGTACATAATAAAGATAACTCTCTTTATGGTTCATTGGATGCTGATTTCTTTGATAATCCAGAAGCAGCACTTCACTGTGCTTTTTCAGCTCCTACTAAAAATATACATAATAGACACACAGTGTGTAAATGTGACAGATGTGAAAAAATCTTCCCTTCTTCATCCAAACTTCAAAGACATTATCTTATTCACACGGGACAGAAGCCCTTTGGCTGTAATGTTTGTGGGAAGACATTTAGACAGTCAGCTCACTTAAAAAGACATCAGCTCACCCACACTGAAAAGAGACCATATAAAAGCCCTGTTTGCCAGGTGGAATTTGAAAATCTGAACAAACTTTTTAGTCATCAGGGAGATCACATTGAATTTAAGTCTTCTCAGCCTGTGGGTTATTCCAAAAGGCCTTCACAGGCATCTGGCTTTCCAGAATTTGAGCTGATCCAGTCAAACCAAGCAGCTGAAATCAAAGTTGAGGTAGAGTCTGGGGACTTTGTTCTTGGCACCAGCAGTAGAAACACACTGCCGTATTTGTGTAGTAAGTCGTTGGAAACGGAGCAAAGCCATTACAGTCACTGGTATGATTTTTGTGGAGGTATGGAAAAAAGTGAAGCTATTAAAAAGTTTTATCAGTGCAGTGTCTGCTTTAAAACTTTCAAATCGCCTTCCAAACTTGAAAGGCACTATTTAATGCATGCTGGACAGAAGCCATTTGAATGTTCAGTTTGTGGTAAAACTTTCAGACAGGCCCCACATTTGAAAAGGCATCACCTTActcactttaaaaagaaatcctaa